From a single Nicotiana tomentosiformis chromosome 2, ASM39032v3, whole genome shotgun sequence genomic region:
- the LOC104091461 gene encoding E3 ubiquitin-protein ligase RHF2A-like: MDEVMKTEDHLTSPAAFVEGGIQDACDDSCSICLEAFCESDPSTVTSCNHEFHLQCVLEWCQRSSNCPMCWQSISLKDQMSQELFEAVEQERNFRVNAERNATLLHLPALGDFGLQHLPVDIDDPELEERILQHLAAAVSMGRAHHAGRREGSRNRSSTNDRPQFFHPYSSPTASVSPSSAGSNSDPAAATIPDSSLSITPGNSESARHMPHLSSVQSNQLSASSSRSVLNPATVKGISIGDRHSSSSSLTPSQGRAGPSDLQSLSESWKSRFNSLSMKYKESISKNTRGWKERLFSRSSSMPDVGSGRSEANAGIASLSRLMERLETRENSRVGSVAVTNIVDSSHTLQRDHGNMSTHLGNGLNRNSTASAASSARN; this comes from the exons ATGGATGAGGTCATGAAAACAGAGGATCATTTGACATCACCTGCAGCTTTTGTGGAAGGTGGAATTCAAGATGCCTGTGATGATTCTTGCAGCATTTGCCTCGAGGCTTTCTGCGAAAGCGATCCTTCTACG GTAACTAGCTGCAATCATGAGTTTCATCTCCAATGTGTCCTGGAATG gTGTCAGAGAAGTTCTAATTGTCCAATGTGTTGGCAGTCCATAAGTCTGAAAGATCAGATGAG TCAAGAATTGTTTGAGGCTGTGGAACAAGAAAGGAACTTTAGAGTTAATGCAGAAAGAAATGCTACACTATTGCACCTTCCTGCGCTTGGAGATTTTGGATTACAGCAT TTACCTGTGGATATTGATGATCCTGAACTTGAAGAGCGCATTCTTCAGCATTTGGCTGCTGCTGTTTCAATGGGAAGGGCTCACCATGCGGGTCGAAGGGAGGGCTCAAGAAATCGCTCATCCACCAATGACCGCCCACAATTTTTTCATCCTTATTCCTCTCCTACCGCTTCTGTTTCACCTTCTTCTGCGGGATCAAATTCTGATCCTGCTGCAGCCACAATACCTGATTCTTCTCTTTCCATTACCCCCGGTAACAGTGAATCAGCACGACATATGCCTCATCTTTCATCAGTTCAAAGTAATCAACTTTCTGCTTCATCATCTCGATCTGTTCTGAACCCAGCCACAGTAAAAGGAATATCTATTGGTGATAG ACACTCTTCTAGTTCGTCTTTGACACCAAGCCAAGGGAGAGCTGGACCATCAGACCTCCAGTCACTATCAGAGTCCTGGAAATCTCGATTTAATTCTCTATCAATGAA ATATAAAGAATCAATCTCAAAGAATACACGAGGGTGGAAGGAGAGATTGTTTTCTCGAAGCTCTTCAATGCCAGATGTTGGTTCTGGTAGGAGCGAGGCGAATGCTGGAATTGCTAGTCTATCTCGCCTGATGGAACGCCTTGAAACTCGAGAAAATAGTAGAGTTGGTTCTGTTGCAGTTACTAATATAGTGGATTCTTCACACACACTCCAGAGAGACCATGGTAATATGAGTACTCATCTTGGAAATGGATTGAACAGAAACTCAACAGCTTCTGCTGCAAGTTCAGCTCGGAATTAA